In Aureibaculum algae, the following are encoded in one genomic region:
- the accC gene encoding acetyl-CoA carboxylase biotin carboxylase subunit, with the protein MFKKILIANRGEIALRIIRTCKEMGIKTVAVYSTADAESLHVRFADEAVCIGPPASSESYLKMSNIMAAAEITNADAIHPGYGFLSENSKFSKMCAEHDIKFIGASPEMIDRMGDKASAKATMKEAGVPCVPGSDGIIEDFESCQKIAKETGYPVMLKATAGGGGKGMRAVWKEEELKKGWDDARQEAKASFGNDGMYMEKLIEEPRHIEIQIVGDSYGKACHLSERDCSIQRRHQKLTEETPSPFMTKPLRKKMGEAAVNAAEFIKYEGAGTIEFLVDKHRNFYFMEMNTRIQVEHPITEQVIDFDLIQEQILVAAGVPISGKNYMPKLHSIECRINAEDPFNDFRPSPGRITTLHSPGGHGVRLDTHVYADYVIPPYYDSMIAKLITTAQTREEAINKMKRALDEFVIEGIKTTIPFHRQLMDHPDYLAGNYTTKFMEDFKMIEK; encoded by the coding sequence ATGTTTAAAAAAATACTTATAGCAAATAGAGGAGAGATTGCACTGCGAATTATACGTACTTGCAAGGAGATGGGCATTAAAACGGTAGCTGTATATTCAACCGCAGATGCTGAAAGTCTACATGTAAGGTTTGCAGATGAGGCCGTTTGTATCGGTCCCCCTGCTAGTAGTGAGTCTTATCTTAAAATGTCAAATATAATGGCAGCAGCAGAAATTACTAATGCTGACGCCATACACCCTGGTTACGGATTTTTATCTGAAAATTCTAAATTTTCTAAAATGTGTGCAGAGCACGATATTAAATTTATCGGAGCTTCACCTGAAATGATAGACAGAATGGGGGATAAAGCATCTGCCAAAGCGACAATGAAAGAGGCTGGTGTACCTTGTGTTCCAGGCAGTGATGGTATTATTGAAGATTTCGAATCTTGTCAAAAAATAGCAAAAGAAACAGGTTATCCTGTGATGCTTAAAGCAACTGCAGGAGGCGGTGGAAAAGGAATGCGAGCTGTTTGGAAAGAAGAAGAGTTGAAAAAAGGATGGGATGATGCGAGACAAGAAGCTAAAGCTTCCTTTGGTAATGACGGAATGTACATGGAGAAACTGATTGAAGAACCACGTCATATAGAAATTCAGATTGTTGGTGATTCTTATGGTAAAGCTTGTCATTTGTCAGAAAGAGATTGTTCAATTCAACGACGTCATCAAAAATTAACAGAAGAAACTCCTTCACCTTTTATGACCAAGCCTTTGAGAAAAAAAATGGGTGAGGCTGCAGTTAATGCCGCTGAATTTATTAAATATGAGGGTGCAGGTACTATAGAATTTTTGGTAGATAAACATAGAAATTTTTATTTTATGGAAATGAACACTCGAATTCAAGTTGAACATCCAATAACAGAACAAGTTATAGATTTTGACTTAATTCAAGAGCAAATTTTAGTTGCTGCTGGCGTGCCAATTTCAGGAAAAAACTATATGCCGAAATTGCATTCAATAGAATGTAGAATAAATGCTGAAGATCCGTTTAATGATTTTAGACCTTCTCCAGGTAGAATTACAACATTGCATTCGCCGGGAGGGCATGGAGTTAGACTTGATACCCATGTTTATGCAGATTATGTCATTCCACCTTATTACGATTCAATGATTGCGAAGTTGATTACTACAGCTCAAACGAGGGAAGAGGCAATTAACAAAATGAAAAGAGCTTTAGATGAATTCGTGATTGAAGGCATTAAGACTACCATACCTTTTCACAGACAATTGATGGATCATCCTGACTATTTAGCAGGTAATTATACCACTAAATTTATGGAAGACTTTAAGATGATAGAAAAATAG
- a CDS encoding porin family protein, producing MKKLFLFFFMLSGLLSAQNNIKKDNDTIKDNHYLEDQIYIGLSYMLMDKLPDTISSNGFSNSLTLGFIKDIPLNERRNLALGIGLGYGRHTYYQNLKITRPNNVTEFDVATDFKSNKFSIHAVEIPIELRWRTSTMDSYKFYRIYFGGKLSYAIATNSKYKEDGNMIKVNGIDEINKLQYGLSLSMGYGTWNLNVYYGLSNIFSDATLLDDIPIKIRDFRVGLIFYIL from the coding sequence ATGAAAAAATTATTTTTATTTTTCTTTATGTTAAGTGGCTTACTTTCAGCACAAAATAATATTAAGAAAGATAATGATACCATAAAAGATAACCATTATTTAGAAGATCAAATCTATATTGGTCTTTCTTATATGCTAATGGATAAGTTACCAGATACAATATCTAGTAATGGTTTTTCTAATAGTTTAACTTTAGGTTTTATTAAAGACATACCATTAAATGAGAGAAGGAATTTAGCTTTAGGTATTGGTTTGGGTTATGGACGACATACTTACTATCAGAATTTAAAAATTACCAGACCTAATAATGTAACGGAGTTTGATGTAGCGACAGACTTTAAGAGTAATAAGTTTTCTATACATGCCGTTGAGATTCCAATAGAATTACGATGGCGGACTTCTACAATGGATAGTTATAAGTTTTATAGAATTTATTTTGGAGGTAAATTAAGTTATGCTATTGCTACTAATTCAAAATATAAGGAGGATGGTAACATGATAAAAGTTAATGGAATTGATGAAATTAATAAACTTCAATATGGTTTGTCACTTTCAATGGGGTATGGAACATGGAATCTAAATGTTTATTATGGGTTGTCAAATATATTTTCTGATGCAACGCTTCTAGATGATATTCCTATTAAAATTAGAGACTTTAGGGTTGGACTTATTTTTTATATTCTTTAA
- a CDS encoding zinc metallopeptidase, whose protein sequence is MIGFYILIGAISLVSWLISNKLKSKFKYYSKVQLRNGMSGAEIATKMLADHGIRDVEVISTPGMLTDHYNPVKKTVNLSEGVYNQRNAAAAAVAAHEVGHAVQHAQAYQWLTMRSKLVPAVNITSKFSQYMVIGGIILGAATSGAAGGIGFYIAVAGLAFMALGTIFSFITLPVEYDASNRALAWLKNKNMLSQEEYKGSEDALKWAARTYLVAALGSLAMLLYWGLQIIGNRD, encoded by the coding sequence ATGATAGGATTTTATATATTAATAGGTGCAATTTCTCTAGTGAGCTGGTTGATAAGCAACAAGCTTAAAAGTAAATTTAAATATTATTCAAAGGTACAACTCAGAAATGGTATGAGTGGTGCAGAAATTGCAACGAAAATGTTAGCAGATCATGGTATTCGAGATGTTGAAGTTATTTCAACACCTGGTATGCTTACTGACCACTACAACCCTGTAAAGAAAACTGTAAATTTAAGCGAAGGAGTTTACAACCAGCGGAACGCTGCTGCTGCTGCAGTTGCAGCACACGAGGTAGGACATGCAGTACAGCACGCTCAAGCTTACCAATGGTTAACTATGAGATCTAAATTAGTACCAGCTGTTAATATCACCTCTAAATTTTCACAATATATGGTTATTGGTGGTATCATATTAGGTGCCGCAACAAGTGGTGCCGCAGGCGGTATTGGATTTTATATCGCTGTTGCAGGCTTAGCGTTTATGGCCTTAGGAACTATTTTCAGTTTTATTACGCTACCAGTTGAATATGACGCTAGTAACCGTGCTTTAGCATGGCTTAAGAATAAAAACATGTTAAGTCAAGAAGAATACAAAGGATCTGAAGATGCTTTAAAGTGGGCCGCTAGAACATATTTAGTTGCAGCATTAGGCTCCTTGGCAATGCTTTTATATTGGGGGCTACAAATTATAGGAAATAGAGACTAA
- a CDS encoding beta-ketoacyl-ACP synthase III, whose product MTKITAAITAVGKYVPDHVLTNKMLESMVETNDEWITTRTGIKERRILKEPGKGTSFLAIKAAEDLIAKTNLDPKEIDLVIVGTATPDMQAASTAAFVASEIGATEAFSFDLESACSSFLYGMSTASSYIEAGRYKKVLLIGADMNSSMIDYTDRITCIIFGDGAGAALFEPNTEGLGLQDEYLRSDGSGREFLNVAAGGSILPASEETVKNGQHYVRQEGRTVFKFAVSNMADVSEKILERNNLTKEDVTWLAPHQANNRIIEATANRIGLDMDKVMVNIHKYGNTTSATLPLLLADYEDQLRKEDNIIFAAFGGGFTWGAIYLKWAYNSNN is encoded by the coding sequence ATGACTAAAATTACTGCTGCAATTACAGCTGTTGGAAAATATGTTCCCGATCATGTACTAACAAATAAAATGTTAGAAAGCATGGTGGAGACGAATGATGAATGGATAACTACACGTACAGGAATAAAAGAACGTAGGATATTAAAAGAACCAGGAAAAGGGACGTCTTTTTTAGCTATAAAAGCTGCTGAAGATTTAATTGCTAAGACAAATTTAGATCCAAAAGAGATTGATTTAGTAATTGTGGGAACGGCAACACCGGATATGCAGGCAGCATCTACAGCAGCTTTTGTAGCTTCAGAAATTGGAGCAACAGAGGCTTTTTCATTTGATCTAGAATCGGCCTGTTCAAGTTTTCTATATGGAATGTCTACAGCATCAAGTTATATTGAAGCCGGTAGGTACAAAAAAGTATTACTTATAGGTGCAGATATGAACTCTTCAATGATTGATTATACAGACAGAATTACTTGTATTATTTTTGGTGATGGGGCAGGGGCCGCATTATTTGAACCTAATACAGAAGGTTTAGGTTTGCAGGATGAATATTTACGAAGCGACGGTAGTGGTAGAGAGTTTTTAAATGTTGCAGCAGGTGGTTCTATTTTACCAGCTTCAGAAGAAACAGTTAAAAATGGACAACACTATGTACGTCAAGAAGGAAGAACTGTATTTAAATTTGCAGTATCGAATATGGCTGATGTTAGTGAAAAGATTTTAGAAAGAAATAATTTAACCAAAGAAGATGTTACTTGGTTAGCACCACATCAAGCAAATAATAGAATTATTGAAGCAACGGCCAATAGAATTGGCTTAGACATGGACAAGGTAATGGTTAACATCCATAAGTATGGGAATACAACTTCTGCTACATTGCCATTGTTGCTAGCTGATTACGAAGACCAACTCCGTAAAGAAGATAATATAATTTTTGCTGCATTTGGAGGTGGTTTCACATGGGGAGCTATCTATTTAAAATGGGCATACAACTCAAATAACTAA
- the accB gene encoding acetyl-CoA carboxylase biotin carboxyl carrier protein, whose amino-acid sequence MDLKDIQNLIKFVAKSGANEVKLEMEDVKITIKTGAEKTETTIVHQAPTAPVQLAQAPAQDISAVPVQPAAAVNEDDKYLTIKSPIIGTFYRRPSPDKPIFVEVGSTINEGDTVCIIEAMKLFNEIESEISGKIVKILVDDSSPVEFDQPLFLVDPS is encoded by the coding sequence ATGGATTTAAAAGACATACAAAACTTAATTAAGTTTGTTGCTAAATCTGGTGCAAACGAGGTTAAACTTGAAATGGAAGATGTTAAAATAACCATTAAAACAGGTGCTGAAAAAACGGAAACAACTATCGTTCATCAAGCACCAACTGCACCTGTGCAACTAGCTCAAGCACCTGCACAAGACATCTCAGCTGTTCCAGTTCAGCCTGCGGCAGCGGTAAATGAGGATGATAAATATTTAACTATAAAATCTCCAATTATTGGTACTTTTTATAGAAGACCTTCTCCAGATAAGCCAATTTTTGTTGAAGTTGGTAGCACTATTAATGAAGGTGACACGGTTTGTATTATAGAAGCCATGAAACTTTTTAACGAAATTGAATCTGAAATTTCAGGTAAAATTGTTAAAATATTAGTAGATGATTCATCTCCAGTCGAATTTGATCAACCATTATTTTTAGTTGATCCATCATAA
- a CDS encoding MotA/TolQ/ExbB proton channel family protein: MKKLLTILAITGLLFLGTVQSSHALTTVQTEQADEAAAESKTFHQILKQRFIEGGPFFMGIVLIALILGLAIAIERIIYLNMASTNTKKLVNNIDEALSSGGVEAAKEVCRNTKGPVASIFYQGLDRMDEGVEQAEKAVVSYGGVQMGLLEKNISWLSLFIALAPMLGFMGTVIGMIGAFDSIQAANDISPGVVAGGIKVALLTTVFGLVVAIILQIFYNYIISKVDSIVNSMEDASISLIDLLIRHKK; this comes from the coding sequence ATGAAAAAACTACTTACTATCCTTGCAATCACAGGATTATTATTTCTAGGTACAGTACAAAGCAGTCATGCATTAACAACTGTTCAAACTGAGCAAGCAGATGAAGCTGCTGCAGAGAGTAAAACATTTCACCAAATTTTAAAGCAACGCTTTATTGAAGGTGGACCTTTCTTTATGGGAATTGTACTAATAGCCTTAATTTTAGGATTAGCAATTGCAATTGAAAGAATTATATATTTAAATATGGCTAGTACCAATACTAAGAAATTGGTAAACAACATAGATGAAGCTTTGTCTTCAGGTGGTGTTGAAGCTGCTAAGGAAGTTTGTAGAAATACTAAAGGACCTGTTGCCTCTATATTTTATCAAGGTTTAGATAGGATGGATGAAGGAGTAGAACAAGCAGAAAAAGCAGTTGTAAGTTATGGTGGAGTTCAAATGGGATTACTAGAGAAAAATATTTCTTGGTTATCTTTATTTATTGCTTTGGCACCGATGCTTGGTTTCATGGGTACTGTAATTGGTATGATTGGAGCATTTGACTCGATTCAAGCAGCGAATGATATTTCTCCTGGAGTTGTTGCCGGTGGTATTAAAGTAGCACTTTTAACTACAGTATTTGGTTTAGTTGTAGCTATTATTTTACAAATTTTTTATAATTATATTATATCTAAAGTAGATAGTATTGTAAACAGTATGGAAGATGCTTCTATATCTTTAATAGATTTATTAATCAGACACAAAAAATAA
- a CDS encoding ExbD/TolR family protein — protein sequence MAKFGKKKKGLPAVNTAALPDIVFMLLFFFMVTTVMRETELKIQNPKLPSADQVKKLEKKSLVSYIYVGKAKDKTPGDKIQLNDRISSVSDIQSFIYSERAQHSEQEIPLLTTSIKADRKSSVGTITDIKLQLRDVNALKINYSTTKGSALDNIK from the coding sequence ATGGCTAAATTTGGAAAGAAGAAAAAAGGATTACCAGCTGTAAATACGGCTGCTTTACCTGATATCGTTTTTATGTTGTTATTCTTTTTTATGGTAACTACAGTAATGCGAGAAACGGAATTGAAGATTCAGAATCCTAAATTACCATCAGCTGATCAAGTAAAAAAGCTTGAAAAAAAGAGTTTGGTTAGTTATATTTATGTTGGTAAAGCAAAAGATAAGACGCCAGGTGATAAGATTCAATTAAATGATCGTATTTCAAGTGTAAGTGATATTCAAAGTTTTATTTATTCGGAACGAGCTCAGCATTCTGAACAAGAAATACCACTTTTAACAACCTCTATTAAGGCTGATAGAAAATCTAGTGTTGGAACTATAACTGATATTAAGTTACAATTGAGAGATGTTAATGCATTAAAAATTAATTATTCTACCACAAAAGGTAGTGCATTGGATAATATTAAATAA
- a CDS encoding ExbD/TolR family protein encodes MARRDTPEINAGSMADIAFLLLIFFLVTTTMDTDIGISRKLPEKQDPNVVPPVLKEKNVFEVNVNRNDEILVEGNEYMQVKDLREAAIKFIDNGGGTAAELQNAGLTVCSWCEGDKDPASSDHPKKAVISLQSDRGTSYAMYVAVQNELVGAYTDLRNKYAKKKFGRSFDELTGKQQQEITTNIYPQIISEAEPTK; translated from the coding sequence ATGGCAAGAAGAGACACACCTGAAATTAATGCAGGATCTATGGCAGATATTGCATTCTTGTTATTAATATTCTTTTTGGTAACAACCACGATGGATACCGATATTGGTATATCGCGTAAACTACCGGAAAAACAAGATCCTAATGTAGTGCCGCCTGTACTTAAAGAAAAGAATGTATTTGAAGTTAACGTTAATCGAAATGATGAAATTTTGGTTGAAGGAAATGAATATATGCAAGTAAAAGACCTAAGAGAGGCTGCAATAAAGTTTATTGATAATGGCGGTGGTACAGCTGCTGAATTACAGAATGCTGGTTTAACAGTTTGTTCTTGGTGCGAAGGTGATAAAGATCCAGCATCATCAGATCATCCTAAGAAAGCGGTAATTTCATTACAAAGTGATCGAGGTACATCTTATGCGATGTATGTTGCAGTGCAGAATGAACTTGTTGGGGCATATACTGACCTTAGAAATAAATATGCTAAAAAGAAATTTGGCCGTTCATTTGATGAATTGACTGGAAAACAGCAACAAGAAATAACAACGAATATATATCCTCAAATCATTTCTGAGGCAGAACCTACTAAATAA
- a CDS encoding asparaginase: MTNKPEILLIYTGGTIGMVKDYESNALKAFDFNHLFEKIPELKQLNCNVESVSFEEPMDSSNMNTHYWAEILEIIEEYYHKKDGFVVLTGSDTMSYTSSAISFMIENLSKPVIFTGSQLPIGDLRTDAKENLITAIQIASAKNNDNEPVVTEVGLYFEYKLYRANRTTKINAEQFEAFASANYPPIGESGVHLKFENHLLLKSDKNKKTLFRKKLVDDIVILKLFPGITKEVVKATLEIKNLKGVVLETYGSGNAPTNVWFLDLLKNAIAKGIHIIDVTQCVGGSVILGQYDTSVKLKQLNLINGKDITTESAIAKLMYLLGEKIAPESFKSVFETSLRGEMS; encoded by the coding sequence ATGACAAATAAGCCGGAGATATTATTAATATATACTGGAGGTACTATAGGAATGGTAAAAGATTATGAGTCAAATGCTTTAAAGGCATTTGATTTTAATCATCTATTTGAAAAAATTCCTGAGTTAAAGCAATTGAATTGTAATGTTGAAAGTGTTTCTTTTGAAGAGCCAATGGATTCCTCAAATATGAATACGCATTATTGGGCTGAGATTCTTGAAATAATTGAAGAGTATTATCATAAAAAAGATGGATTTGTTGTACTGACAGGTTCAGATACAATGTCATATACATCATCTGCCATTAGTTTTATGATTGAAAACCTTTCAAAACCTGTAATTTTTACAGGTTCGCAGTTGCCAATTGGTGATTTACGTACCGATGCTAAAGAAAATTTAATCACAGCGATTCAAATTGCCTCAGCTAAAAATAACGATAATGAACCTGTAGTTACTGAAGTAGGATTGTATTTTGAATATAAATTATATAGGGCAAATAGAACAACTAAAATAAATGCAGAGCAATTTGAAGCTTTCGCATCTGCTAATTATCCACCAATAGGTGAAAGTGGTGTGCATTTGAAGTTTGAAAATCATTTATTGTTAAAGTCAGATAAGAATAAAAAGACCTTATTTAGAAAAAAGTTAGTCGATGATATTGTTATTTTAAAATTGTTTCCAGGTATTACCAAAGAAGTTGTAAAGGCTACTTTAGAGATTAAGAATTTAAAGGGGGTTGTGTTAGAAACTTATGGGTCTGGCAATGCACCAACAAATGTGTGGTTTTTAGACCTGTTAAAAAATGCAATAGCTAAAGGAATTCATATTATAGATGTCACACAATGTGTTGGAGGTAGCGTGATTTTAGGCCAATATGATACAAGTGTTAAATTAAAGCAATTGAATTTAATTAACGGGAAAGACATCACAACAGAATCAGCAATTGCCAAATTAATGTATCTTTTGGGTGAAAAGATAGCACCAGAAAGCTTCAAAAGTGTTTTTGAGACCTCTTTAAGGGGGGAAATGAGTTAA
- a CDS encoding Lrp/AsnC ligand binding domain-containing protein has product MKEKDLHIDGIDKIILKNLMEDARAPILSIAREVGISGAAIHQRLRKLEKSGLIVGSKFVINPKVLGYKTLAFVGIFLDAASTYKEALKRLKEIDEVVESHYTTGNYAIFAKVLCKDNEHLMEVLNKQIQGIKGVSRTETFISLDQQIERQLKI; this is encoded by the coding sequence ATGAAGGAAAAGGACTTACATATTGATGGAATAGATAAGATAATTCTTAAAAATTTAATGGAAGACGCTAGAGCTCCTATATTGAGTATAGCGAGAGAAGTGGGTATTTCCGGAGCTGCAATTCATCAAAGGTTGCGAAAGTTAGAAAAATCAGGGCTGATTGTTGGGTCTAAGTTTGTTATAAATCCCAAAGTACTTGGTTATAAAACCCTCGCATTTGTTGGTATTTTCTTAGATGCTGCCAGTACATATAAAGAAGCCCTAAAAAGATTAAAGGAGATTGATGAGGTTGTAGAAAGTCATTATACAACAGGTAATTATGCTATTTTTGCGAAAGTTTTATGTAAAGATAATGAACATTTAATGGAGGTGTTAAATAAACAAATACAGGGAATAAAAGGAGTTTCAAGAACTGAAACGTTTATTTCACTTGATCAACAAATTGAAAGGCAGTTAAAAATATAG